From a single Leishmania infantum JPCM5 genome chromosome 36 genomic region:
- a CDS encoding putative phosphatidylinositolN-acetylglucosaminyltransfe ra sesubunit c, with the protein MSRQFSSSETLDSSQQRLEAARYAASTEEESSLPESGDYDRRSPETGHYSSRPGHLQRVPSKQITSVSPSWRKVLYERQPFEDNYVDPQQFLEELSHNKDIKNYEYATVVINTLAITQEISIVVLFCHAFMGVFTNSIGKYSLLWIDVLSVLAALVCYVFYQCHQDACKETAERPASLSTRCSPPPRQPSRWLFHAWNFGRQVVSLVTMLALLSPIFSTLTVTYSDDTIVTLSILTMSLHVLLTDYSYLNAYTQRFDPNLSVNMAIYCVTLMASRISSPLASGALICFGIMCFSLSPIVRHLVKHYSFTAHVAITFGLVGLAIGCLTQIPILAILYTVTVLMISFGIPWLFVRMHSSVKTQINGPWDEAKPTNSAAAAEWANSGFLA; encoded by the coding sequence ATGTCACGGCAGTTCTCCTCTAGCGAGACGCTCGACtcatcgcagcagcgtctcgaGGCAGCTCGCTACGCGGCatcgacggaggaggagagcagtTTGCCGGAAAGCGGAGACTACGATCGCCGCTCGCCGGAGACAGGGCACTACAGCTCACGCCCGGGCCACCTTCAGCGCGTGCCGTCTAAACAGATCACCAGCGTTAGCCCGTCGTGGCGTAAGGTGCTCTACGAGCGACAGCCTTTTGAGGACAACTACGTCGACCCACAGCAGTTCTTGGAGGAGTTGAGTCATAACAAGGACATCAAGAACTACGAGTACGCGACCGTCGTCATCAATACCCTCGCCATCACACAGGAGATCTCGATCGTTGTGCTCTTCTGCCACGCCTTCATGGGTGTCTTCACGAACTCGATTGGCAAGTACTCACTCCTGTGGATTGATGTGCTGAGCGTGCTCGCCGCGCTTGTGTGCTACGTGTTTTACCAGTGCCACCAAGACGCCTGCAaggagacggcggagcgACCCGCCAGCCTGAGCACGCGCtgttcaccgccgccgcggcagccatCGCGGTGGCTCTTTCACGCGTGGAACTTTGGCCGACAGGTTGTCAGCCTCGTCACAATGCTCGCCCTGCTCAGCCCCATCTTCAGCACCCTCACTGTCACCTACAGCGACGACACCATCGTGACGCTGTCCATCCTCACCATGTCCCTGCACGTGCTGTTGACGGACTACAGCTATCTGAACGCCTACACCCAGCGCTTCGACCCTAACTTGTCCGTTAACATGGCCATCTACTGCGTGACCCTCATGGCCTCACGCATCTCCAGCCCTCTAGCGAGCGGGGCCCTCATCTGCTTTGGCATCATGtgcttctcgctctccccgATCGTCCGTCACCTCGTTAAGCACTACTCCTTCACTGCCCACGTCGCCATCACATTCGGCCTCGTTGGCCTGGCGATCGGGTGCCTGACCCAGATCCCGATCCTGGCCATCTTGTACACCGTGACGGTGCTTATGATCTCGTTTGGCATTCCGTGGCTCtttgtgcgcatgcacagcagcgtcaaGACCCAAATCAATGGCCCCTGGGACGAGGCGAAGCCCAccaacagcgccgccgcggcggagtgGGCCAACTCTGGCTTTTTAGCGTGA